A single window of Gammaproteobacteria bacterium DNA harbors:
- a CDS encoding GGDEF domain-containing protein, whose amino-acid sequence MDQVIVDSLMSRNIRHITPQTSLIEIARTMREHRYSCMVVVENNKPVGIVTERDMVALLSDVLEKKSTDVLCAGQFMSSPPVTIMRDCTLFDALVITKSRHIRHLPVVDEQGELCGLLTYTDLAHAYEAIIEKQRVLIEGEIEVKTRDLEEVNRQLVALSMEDALLNVGNRRAMEVDVAYTHNVALRYARPYTLVLFDVDCFKQYNDHYGHQAGDEALKVVTNHIRASIRKADRLYRYGGEELLLLLPETSNEGAAILANRIVEELAARKVPHIKSPYSVLTMSGGIGSLYINDPKDLGWQMIVERADQALYSAKHAGRNQIGDYATAHASIKGDNVLRSDLVL is encoded by the coding sequence ATGGACCAGGTGATCGTCGATAGTTTAATGTCGCGTAACATTCGTCATATAACGCCTCAAACTAGCTTAATTGAAATCGCCCGTACGATGCGTGAGCATCGTTATTCGTGCATGGTGGTAGTAGAAAATAATAAACCAGTAGGTATCGTCACTGAACGCGATATGGTGGCATTGTTAAGCGATGTTTTAGAAAAAAAATCGACGGATGTTCTGTGCGCGGGACAGTTTATGTCGAGTCCGCCCGTCACCATTATGCGAGATTGCACGTTGTTTGATGCGTTGGTTATTACTAAATCACGTCATATTCGTCATTTGCCGGTAGTGGATGAGCAGGGCGAGTTATGCGGTTTATTAACATACACCGATTTAGCGCATGCCTACGAAGCGATTATAGAAAAACAACGCGTTCTTATTGAAGGTGAAATAGAAGTTAAAACGCGCGACTTAGAAGAAGTTAATCGTCAATTAGTTGCCTTGTCGATGGAAGATGCATTACTGAATGTAGGTAATCGACGCGCTATGGAAGTTGATGTTGCGTATACGCACAATGTAGCGTTGCGTTATGCGCGACCTTATACTTTGGTGTTATTTGATGTGGATTGTTTTAAACAATATAACGATCACTATGGCCATCAAGCAGGTGATGAAGCATTAAAAGTAGTGACGAATCATATACGCGCTTCTATTCGTAAAGCGGATCGTTTATATCGTTATGGCGGTGAAGAATTATTGTTGCTGCTGCCAGAGACGAGTAATGAAGGCGCGGCAATTTTAGCGAATCGAATTGTTGAGGAACTAGCAGCGCGCAAAGTGCCGCATATAAAAAGTCCGTACTCGGTTTTAACGATGAGTGGTGGTATTGGTTCTTTATATATTAACGATCCCAAAGATTTAGGGTGGCAGATGATAGTCGAGCGAGCCGATCAAGCGTTATATAGCGCGAAACACGCGGGGCGTAATCAAATTGGCGATTACGCCACGGCGCATGCATCCATCAAAGGTGATAATGTCCTAAGGTCTGACCTAGTTTTATAG
- the tsaB gene encoding tRNA (adenosine(37)-N6)-threonylcarbamoyltransferase complex dimerization subunit type 1 TsaB gives MKLLAFETSTEACSAALFVDGVKTSVFEHCPQQQAQRILPMIDQLLVAAKIKASELDVIAFGAGPGSFTGIRIAVGVAQGIACAFNIPLLPISTLKIMAETAYLQNTAQYSARHSISLLTALDARMQEIYWAGWQWQENDWVAVINETVALPEQVVLPNAQSGAWLAVGNAWSIYPSLTLRANSLVSMISVDTQTLWPQAEALLNLALADFAAGKALPVQAALPTYLRNNVASPPKAL, from the coding sequence ATGAAACTGTTAGCGTTTGAAACCAGCACCGAAGCGTGCAGTGCGGCGTTGTTTGTTGATGGTGTAAAAACCTCAGTATTTGAGCATTGTCCGCAACAACAAGCGCAACGTATTTTGCCGATGATTGATCAGCTGTTAGTCGCAGCGAAGATTAAAGCCAGTGAATTAGATGTGATTGCGTTCGGTGCAGGGCCGGGAAGTTTTACGGGGATACGGATTGCAGTAGGTGTTGCACAAGGTATTGCGTGTGCGTTTAATATTCCTTTATTACCGATTTCAACTTTAAAAATCATGGCAGAAACCGCGTATTTGCAAAATACAGCGCAGTATTCTGCGCGTCACTCTATTTCTTTATTAACGGCGTTAGATGCGCGCATGCAAGAAATTTATTGGGCGGGCTGGCAGTGGCAAGAGAATGATTGGGTAGCCGTGATTAATGAAACGGTGGCGTTGCCTGAGCAGGTGGTTTTACCGAATGCACAAAGTGGTGCTTGGTTAGCGGTGGGCAATGCGTGGTCAATTTATCCAAGCTTGACTTTGCGCGCTAATTCATTGGTTTCAATGATCTCGGTAGATACGCAGACATTATGGCCACAGGCTGAAGCTTTGTTGAATCTGGCTCTGGCGGATTTTGCTGCGGGCAAAGCCCTGCCCGTGCAAGCAGCACTGCCGACCTATTTGCGTAATAATGTTGCGAGCCCGCCGAAAGCGCTTTAG
- a CDS encoding ATP-dependent DNA helicase yields MPSELLGAAGPFQRLPHFAPRAVQQALADAVAETLDNNNVLVAEAGTGVGKTFAYLVPALSSGLRIIISTATRHLQDQLFHRDLPNVKRMLGVSVDAAQLKGRANYICLQRLEMPTLGRDTAEETAQLSTIRKWLPLTQQGDIAELESIPEAASIWPRVTSTAENCLGSECPRFNDCFVVKARRRAQEANIVVINHHLLFADMALKEEGFGEVLPSAQAFILDEAHRLPEIASHFFGSSLSTRQFSEWTNDIVAAQLKDAPDAGELRDHAQQAMTAMRDFRLSFGAEEQRGYWQSPAKGAQADALLRWQNALQTLDDSLQAFSERSEALQKCASRSDAYLQSLAAFNAPAIDAVQWWETTRQGITLHQTPLEIGEIFKNHRERYQAAWILTSATLSVAGDFRHFNARMGLQEPRCESFDSPFDYPQQGLLYVPEALPEPNDPTFSDAFIEAIVPVIEASQGRAFVLFTSHRALNYAARVLAKRIDFPLFVQGEMPRGQLLDAFRDAGNGVLLGTASFWEGVDIRGEALSLVIIDKLPFAAPGDPVLQARLEAIRRKGGDPFNQYQLPQTAITLKQGAGRLIRDVHDSGVLMLCDVRLVQKGYGKRLLAALPPFRRTRSLTQVTQFFAKLSNETVSV; encoded by the coding sequence TTGCCTTCTGAACTATTGGGAGCCGCTGGACCTTTTCAGCGGCTTCCGCATTTTGCGCCTCGTGCAGTGCAGCAAGCGCTGGCCGATGCGGTCGCCGAAACGCTTGATAATAATAATGTCTTAGTCGCGGAAGCAGGCACCGGCGTTGGAAAAACATTTGCGTATTTAGTGCCAGCGTTGAGTTCGGGTTTGCGCATTATTATTTCTACGGCAACGCGCCATTTGCAAGATCAACTCTTTCATCGTGATTTGCCGAATGTTAAACGTATGTTAGGTGTTAGCGTTGATGCTGCACAACTCAAAGGCCGCGCCAATTATATTTGTTTGCAACGTTTAGAAATGCCCACGCTGGGACGTGATACAGCGGAAGAAACCGCACAGTTATCCACGATTCGCAAATGGTTACCGTTAACGCAACAAGGTGACATTGCCGAATTAGAAAGTATTCCAGAAGCTGCAAGTATTTGGCCGCGTGTTACTTCCACCGCTGAAAATTGTTTAGGCAGTGAATGCCCGCGTTTTAATGATTGTTTTGTTGTCAAAGCGCGTCGTCGCGCGCAAGAAGCAAATATCGTCGTGATTAATCATCATTTATTATTTGCGGATATGGCGTTAAAGGAAGAAGGTTTTGGTGAAGTGCTGCCGAGCGCACAAGCGTTTATTTTAGATGAAGCGCATCGCTTGCCAGAAATTGCCAGTCATTTTTTTGGTAGTAGTTTAAGTACACGCCAATTTAGTGAATGGACCAATGATATTGTTGCAGCGCAATTAAAAGACGCACCGGATGCAGGTGAGCTGCGCGATCATGCGCAACAAGCGATGACGGCGATGCGTGATTTCCGTTTAAGTTTTGGTGCTGAAGAACAACGCGGTTATTGGCAAAGTCCCGCTAAAGGTGCGCAAGCCGATGCGTTGTTACGTTGGCAAAATGCATTGCAAACGTTGGATGATAGTTTGCAAGCGTTTAGTGAGCGTAGCGAAGCGCTGCAAAAATGCGCGTCACGTAGTGATGCTTATTTGCAAAGCCTTGCGGCTTTTAATGCGCCTGCTATAGACGCAGTGCAATGGTGGGAAACGACGCGCCAAGGTATTACCTTGCATCAAACGCCATTAGAGATTGGCGAGATTTTTAAAAACCATCGTGAACGTTATCAAGCGGCTTGGATATTAACCTCCGCGACCTTATCCGTCGCCGGTGACTTTCGACATTTTAATGCGCGTATGGGATTACAAGAACCGCGTTGTGAAAGTTTTGATAGTCCATTTGATTATCCGCAACAAGGTTTGTTATACGTCCCGGAAGCTTTACCGGAACCTAATGATCCGACTTTTTCGGATGCGTTTATTGAGGCCATTGTGCCAGTCATAGAAGCGAGTCAAGGTCGCGCTTTTGTTTTATTTACGAGTCATCGCGCGTTAAATTATGCGGCGCGTGTATTAGCAAAGCGCATTGATTTTCCATTATTCGTGCAAGGCGAAATGCCACGCGGTCAATTGTTGGATGCCTTTCGTGATGCGGGTAATGGTGTGTTGTTAGGAACGGCGAGTTTTTGGGAAGGTGTGGATATTCGCGGTGAAGCTTTATCTTTAGTCATTATTGATAAATTACCGTTTGCGGCACCCGGTGATCCAGTGTTGCAAGCGCGTTTAGAAGCGATTAGACGTAAAGGCGGTGATCCGTTTAATCAATACCAATTACCGCAAACAGCGATTACCTTAAAACAAGGAGCGGGACGTTTGATTCGTGATGTGCATGATTCGGGTGTATTAATGTTATGCGATGTACGCTTAGTGCAAAAAGGCTATGGCAAACGTTTATTAGCTGCGTTGCCTCCTTTTCGCCGCACGCGTTCTTTAACGCAAGTCACGCAATTTTTTGCAAAGTTGAGCAATGAAACTGTTAGCGTTTGA
- a CDS encoding tetratricopeptide repeat protein, translating into MKNVLKFGLLFAVALALVACGSPRKKAPEPVDFGQSLPEPIVIQPTMTQNVKHNIGNPAVMDLWKQSETARKSGDNAAAVMYLERALRIEPTDGVLWSRLAELQLRKGDPAQAESAAMKSNDMAGSDAALTYRNWLIIGRAREQKGDMIGAEEARGKASDAQTNSAPAVDAGNAPMDFEPAPEPVAGVEAAPLR; encoded by the coding sequence ATGAAGAATGTACTGAAATTCGGCTTGTTGTTCGCAGTGGCGTTGGCATTGGTCGCGTGTGGTTCGCCTCGTAAAAAAGCACCAGAACCGGTGGATTTCGGTCAATCATTACCAGAACCCATCGTCATACAGCCCACGATGACGCAAAATGTTAAACATAATATTGGTAATCCAGCGGTAATGGATTTGTGGAAACAATCAGAAACCGCTCGTAAATCAGGCGATAATGCCGCTGCTGTTATGTATTTAGAACGTGCTTTGCGCATTGAGCCCACCGATGGCGTATTGTGGAGTCGCTTAGCGGAATTGCAATTGCGTAAAGGTGATCCTGCACAAGCTGAAAGCGCGGCTATGAAATCGAATGATATGGCTGGGAGCGATGCAGCGTTGACGTATCGTAACTGGTTAATTATTGGCCGTGCGCGTGAACAAAAAGGTGACATGATCGGTGCTGAAGAAGCGCGTGGCAAAGCCAGCGATGCGCAAACTAACAGCGCACCCGCAGTCGATGCAGGCAATGCGCCGATGGATTTTGAGCCAGCCCCTGAACCGGTTGCTGGTGTGGAAGCAGCGCCATTACGTTAA
- the mrcB gene encoding penicillin-binding protein 1B, giving the protein MSDNKRDPSKKNRSRRGIGRARSSDANASAASRKRSVWPLFLITAFICLALGAGYIVWLDASLRQKFESHRWTLPARVYARPLELFVGQTLGLENLRKELMRLRYRQDAQGPGSYRIQGQQIIFHTRGFTFWDQQETPNQYHLVFNEKKIAFMRDANGKAQSLLRLEPLLIANIYPAHTEDRNLVRVQDVPPVLLASLLVVEDRYFKDHHGIQVMAIVRAMFANLKAGGTVQGGSTLTQQLVKNFFLSSERTLRRKALEALMAILLELHYSKSEILETYLNEVYFGQDGERAIHGIGLAAEHYFGRDLNDLKTEHIALLVGLIKGPSYYDPRRNPKAALERRNVVINLMLQEGLVDAVEAQRARLSSLDLIDSNDIQHTRYPAFIDLVKRQLQTDYSDDALRSEGLRIFTTLDPQVQAVTEQVLSRGIATLNKTKHLKTKNQLQAAALVTTVNNGEVLAIVGSAQPNFPGFNRALDAKRQIGSLIKPVVYLAALETGRYHAASMLQDQPVSLRGPKGQDWSPQNYDKQFHGEVLLYKALAQSYNAATVQLGMGLGVKRIADWMHKLGVQSNIPLYPSLFLGAVDLSPYEVTQMYQTFASNGFYTPLRAVREVATANGARLKRYPLALKPVIKSDVAYVLNHLMQRVFTEGTAQSVYARMAALQPAGKTGTSDTARDAWFAGYTGEHLAVVWVGRDDHGAANISGGSAALPLWTSIFEQVDSTPLERAMPANVQALWVDAQSGGLSAAKCDNVVQLPFIIGVAPIEEAKCQGQSFWQRLFN; this is encoded by the coding sequence GTGAGTGATAATAAGCGCGACCCTTCTAAAAAAAACCGTTCACGCCGTGGCATCGGCCGCGCACGCTCTAGTGACGCCAATGCTTCTGCTGCTAGCCGCAAACGTTCTGTTTGGCCTTTATTTTTAATTACGGCTTTTATTTGTTTGGCATTAGGCGCGGGCTATATCGTTTGGTTAGACGCTTCATTACGCCAAAAATTTGAAAGTCACCGCTGGACTTTACCTGCTCGCGTTTACGCAAGACCTTTAGAATTATTCGTTGGCCAAACGCTTGGCTTGGAAAACTTACGTAAGGAATTGATGCGTTTGCGTTATCGACAAGATGCGCAAGGCCCCGGCAGTTATCGGATTCAAGGTCAGCAAATTATTTTTCATACGCGTGGGTTTACTTTTTGGGATCAGCAAGAAACGCCTAATCAATATCATTTGGTGTTCAATGAAAAAAAAATAGCATTCATGCGCGATGCAAATGGAAAAGCACAATCTTTGTTGCGTTTGGAGCCCTTATTAATTGCTAATATTTACCCTGCGCATACGGAAGATCGTAATTTGGTGCGCGTACAAGATGTGCCGCCAGTATTGCTTGCAAGTTTGTTAGTCGTTGAAGATCGATATTTTAAAGATCATCACGGCATTCAAGTGATGGCTATTGTACGTGCCATGTTTGCCAATTTAAAAGCGGGTGGAACGGTGCAGGGTGGTAGCACTTTGACGCAGCAATTGGTAAAGAATTTTTTCTTGAGTAGTGAGCGCACTTTGCGCCGGAAAGCGTTAGAGGCTTTGATGGCGATATTGTTAGAACTGCACTATAGCAAGTCTGAAATTTTAGAAACGTATTTAAACGAAGTGTATTTTGGACAAGATGGTGAACGTGCGATTCATGGTATTGGTTTAGCAGCTGAGCATTATTTTGGACGAGATTTAAATGATTTAAAAACCGAACACATTGCATTATTAGTTGGGTTGATTAAAGGTCCTTCGTATTATGATCCACGACGCAATCCCAAAGCAGCATTAGAACGGCGGAACGTCGTTATTAATTTAATGCTGCAAGAAGGCTTGGTTGATGCAGTAGAAGCACAACGTGCGCGTTTAAGTTCTCTCGATTTAATTGACAGCAATGATATTCAGCATACGCGTTATCCCGCTTTTATTGATTTGGTTAAGCGTCAATTACAAACGGATTATAGTGATGATGCATTGCGTAGCGAAGGTTTGCGGATTTTTACAACGTTAGATCCACAGGTGCAAGCGGTGACGGAGCAAGTGTTGAGTCGCGGCATTGCTACGCTTAATAAAACCAAACATTTAAAAACTAAAAATCAGTTACAAGCGGCGGCTTTAGTCACCACGGTCAATAACGGTGAAGTGCTTGCGATAGTGGGCAGTGCGCAACCTAATTTCCCGGGCTTTAATCGTGCGCTGGATGCAAAACGTCAAATTGGTTCTTTGATTAAACCGGTGGTGTATTTGGCGGCATTAGAGACGGGACGTTATCACGCCGCTTCGATGTTGCAAGATCAACCGGTTAGTTTGCGAGGTCCGAAAGGACAAGATTGGTCACCACAAAATTATGATAAACAATTTCATGGTGAGGTGTTGTTATATAAAGCATTGGCGCAATCGTATAACGCCGCGACAGTGCAATTGGGCATGGGTTTAGGTGTTAAACGAATCGCAGATTGGATGCACAAGTTAGGTGTGCAATCTAACATACCTTTATATCCTTCTTTATTTTTAGGTGCGGTTGATCTTTCGCCGTATGAAGTTACGCAGATGTATCAAACATTTGCGAGTAATGGTTTTTATACACCTTTGCGCGCGGTGCGCGAAGTCGCCACCGCGAATGGTGCGCGCTTGAAACGTTATCCTTTAGCGTTAAAACCGGTAATTAAAAGCGACGTTGCTTATGTGTTGAATCATCTAATGCAGCGTGTGTTTACAGAAGGCACTGCACAAAGTGTTTATGCGCGCATGGCGGCATTACAACCCGCCGGTAAAACCGGCACCAGTGATACTGCGCGAGATGCGTGGTTTGCGGGCTACACTGGCGAACATTTAGCGGTGGTGTGGGTGGGACGTGATGATCATGGCGCCGCTAATATTAGTGGGGGCAGCGCTGCGTTGCCGCTGTGGACTTCCATTTTTGAGCAGGTAGATTCGACGCCTTTGGAGCGTGCGATGCCGGCCAATGTGCAAGCGCTCTGGGTCGATGCACAATCCGGTGGCTTGAGCGCTGCTAAATGTGACAATGTAGTACAATTGCCCTTTATAATAGGTGTCGCGCCGATAGAAGAAGCGAAATGCCAAGGCCAATCATTTTGGCAACGTTTGTTTAATTGA
- a CDS encoding HDOD domain-containing protein, with amino-acid sequence MPMGHSKDTPVNQPILSDAMVARQPIYNKQMGVYAYELLFRGNGYGMEDVGSDTATAQVILNAFMNMGLKNLVGDRLASINLTERMLPEAINLPLPPKQVILEIPCDIEINREVIDVCRNLRKKGFTLALDNFNGREDLKDLLPNISLIKVCAEGLSDSYLRTFVAKFRKYNHIKLLALRVESLEQYKLYCDVGFDYCQGFLLSKPRVYATKEMPGNKLTVMNLLAVLYNPDSELIDIERIISHDVAMSFKLMRLMNSAFFGLPSPIDSVSQAVALLGKNPLRSWTSLMALSSMNDCPKVMIELALMRAKMCEGLAREAQLKPYDSYFTAGLFSALDMLMEYPLERLLTQLPLNDAIKQAILQHEGSMGEALCCVLAYEKSDWDGLHFAGLAPGDIMVANMEAFEWTQGMTNML; translated from the coding sequence ATGCCAATGGGGCACAGCAAGGACACGCCTGTTAATCAGCCTATATTGTCGGATGCCATGGTGGCGCGCCAACCTATTTATAATAAACAAATGGGTGTGTATGCCTATGAATTATTATTTCGTGGCAATGGTTATGGCATGGAAGATGTAGGCTCAGATACCGCGACGGCACAAGTGATTTTAAATGCATTTATGAATATGGGTTTAAAAAACTTAGTCGGTGATCGTTTGGCGAGTATTAATTTAACTGAACGTATGTTGCCAGAAGCCATTAATTTGCCACTGCCGCCCAAACAAGTCATTTTAGAAATTCCTTGTGACATCGAAATTAACCGCGAAGTAATTGACGTCTGTCGCAATCTACGGAAAAAGGGTTTTACCTTAGCGTTAGATAATTTTAATGGTCGTGAAGATTTAAAAGATCTGTTGCCAAATATTAGTTTGATTAAAGTTTGCGCCGAAGGTTTGAGTGATAGTTATTTACGCACGTTTGTGGCTAAGTTTCGCAAATACAATCATATAAAATTATTGGCGTTACGGGTTGAAAGTTTGGAGCAATATAAATTGTATTGCGACGTAGGCTTTGATTATTGCCAAGGTTTTTTACTCAGCAAGCCACGCGTGTATGCGACGAAAGAAATGCCGGGCAATAAATTAACGGTAATGAATTTGTTGGCGGTTTTGTATAACCCTGATTCTGAATTAATCGATATTGAAAGAATCATTAGTCATGACGTAGCCATGAGTTTCAAGTTGATGCGCTTAATGAATTCCGCATTTTTTGGTTTGCCCAGTCCGATTGATTCTGTTTCGCAAGCGGTGGCTTTGTTAGGTAAAAATCCATTACGTTCGTGGACGTCTTTAATGGCCTTAAGCAGCATGAATGATTGTCCGAAAGTGATGATCGAGCTAGCGTTGATGCGCGCCAAGATGTGCGAAGGATTAGCGCGTGAAGCCCAGCTTAAGCCTTATGATAGTTATTTTACTGCCGGTCTTTTTTCAGCATTAGATATGTTGATGGAATATCCGCTTGAGCGTTTGTTGACGCAGCTGCCGCTGAATGATGCTATTAAACAAGCTATTTTGCAGCATGAAGGCAGTATGGGTGAGGCCTTATGTTGCGTGTTAGCGTATGAAAAATCGGATTGGGACGGTTTGCATTTTGCGGGCTTGGCCCCTGGCGATATTATGGTCGCAAATATGGAAGCGTTTGAGTGGACTCAAGGCATGACAAATATGCTTTAA
- a CDS encoding MarC family protein: MTLTAAIILFFLVLDPLGNVPMFLSILKNLPPDRQRQIIVRELLIALLVLLLFMALGKYFLQLLHISEPALSVAGGLVLFLIAIRMAFPHLQDMPDTNDDEPFIVPLAIPLVAGPSAIATVLLVMSQSPERWTIWLTALIIAWGIAALILYFSTAFHRYLGRKGLMAMERLMGMLLTVIAVQMFMNGIADFIHTLN, translated from the coding sequence ATGACACTGACCGCTGCCATTATTTTGTTTTTCTTGGTGCTGGATCCTTTAGGCAATGTGCCGATGTTTCTTAGCATCTTGAAAAATCTACCGCCTGACCGTCAGCGCCAAATTATTGTGCGTGAATTATTAATCGCGCTACTCGTGTTATTACTTTTTATGGCACTTGGGAAATATTTTTTACAATTACTGCATATTAGCGAACCCGCCTTATCAGTCGCGGGTGGCCTCGTGTTATTTCTTATTGCAATCCGTATGGCATTTCCTCATCTGCAAGATATGCCCGACACTAACGACGACGAACCTTTTATCGTACCCTTAGCGATTCCTTTGGTTGCAGGGCCCTCTGCGATTGCGACGGTTTTATTAGTTATGTCACAATCACCCGAGCGATGGACTATTTGGTTAACCGCGTTGATTATTGCTTGGGGCATCGCCGCGCTTATCTTATATTTCAGCACTGCGTTTCATCGTTATTTAGGACGGAAAGGTTTAATGGCAATGGAACGTTTAATGGGAATGTTGTTAACGGTCATTGCAGTACAAATGTTTATGAACGGCATCGCTGATTTTATTCACACTCTAAATTAA
- a CDS encoding RMD1 family protein codes for MNNDNQQICRALCIAERFQFESLCQHLLSYHRGTRYRDALHLDVPNGAVFIFHYGVLVTWGLNKTALDDLLSEVNLFTDQPLAEPERESYSFQLGERTHMSSDVITLTTDTVQERLALSHGLAQSVKLNTYETRVRNTITSTVGIPETLARTGRTHLSRRAIAKIRGRLFLTKADVMLNYDLLDTPEFFWEYPELESYYEIPARYLELKQRIEVLTLKLGTIHELLEMLADEQKHQHSAFLEWIIIWLIALEIFAFVFHDILGWF; via the coding sequence ATGAACAATGATAACCAACAAATTTGTCGCGCTTTATGCATCGCTGAGCGTTTTCAGTTTGAATCACTATGCCAACATTTATTAAGTTATCATCGCGGCACTCGTTATCGCGATGCACTGCATCTTGATGTCCCCAACGGCGCAGTTTTTATTTTTCATTACGGTGTCTTAGTCACATGGGGTCTTAACAAAACGGCACTGGATGATTTATTGTCCGAAGTTAATCTTTTTACCGATCAACCTTTAGCAGAACCCGAACGCGAAAGTTACAGCTTTCAATTAGGCGAACGCACGCATATGAGTAGCGATGTCATCACGCTCACGACTGACACCGTGCAAGAAAGACTGGCCTTATCACATGGTCTGGCGCAATCGGTCAAACTTAATACATACGAAACGCGCGTGCGTAACACCATCACTAGCACCGTAGGCATTCCTGAAACACTGGCGCGCACGGGTCGCACACATTTAAGCCGACGCGCCATCGCAAAAATTCGTGGTCGCTTATTTTTAACAAAAGCGGATGTGATGCTGAACTATGACTTACTCGATACACCCGAATTTTTCTGGGAATATCCCGAACTCGAATCTTATTACGAAATCCCCGCACGTTATCTCGAACTTAAACAACGCATTGAAGTGCTGACGCTAAAACTCGGCACCATTCACGAATTATTAGAAATGCTCGCCGATGAACAAAAACACCAACACTCCGCATTTTTAGAATGGATCATCATCTGGCTAATTGCTTTAGAAATTTTTGCCTTCGTCTTTCACGACATCCTCGGTTGGTTTTAA
- a CDS encoding NADP-dependent oxidoreductase: MKAIVINEFGGPNVFKDADVDAPKPLHNEAIVQVHAAGLNPFDTKMRVGKLAPFFGLKLPLIIGWDVAGVVTEVGFDVDEVKVGDRVYGMIQPIRPGSAAEYVAVQSEFLRVMPAKMSFEEAAAIPMAAETAWFGLVNLGKIKKGDRVLVHAGAGGVGMYGIQIAKAMGAWVATTCSTRNVEFCKSLGADQVIDYTQQDFSKELKDIDVAIDVLGGDANLNTYKVLKRGGTLLCVLRYDLADMQNRERLTQEHGVNVHTVVFSNKPAALDELNKLYEAGKLKVHHEVVPFNAASLTKAHEQLESARTRGKLVMKVK; the protein is encoded by the coding sequence ATGAAAGCAATTGTTATAAATGAATTTGGCGGTCCTAACGTATTCAAAGACGCAGACGTTGACGCACCTAAACCCCTACACAATGAAGCCATTGTCCAAGTCCACGCGGCGGGCTTAAATCCTTTCGACACCAAAATGCGGGTCGGCAAATTAGCGCCTTTCTTTGGTTTAAAGTTACCTTTAATCATCGGCTGGGACGTTGCCGGTGTTGTTACTGAAGTTGGCTTCGACGTTGACGAAGTTAAAGTTGGCGACCGTGTGTACGGCATGATTCAACCGATTCGTCCGGGTTCTGCAGCAGAATACGTAGCAGTACAATCCGAATTTTTACGCGTTATGCCTGCCAAAATGAGTTTTGAAGAAGCAGCCGCCATTCCAATGGCAGCCGAAACCGCCTGGTTTGGTTTAGTCAACCTCGGCAAAATCAAAAAAGGTGATCGCGTATTAGTTCACGCTGGCGCCGGCGGTGTTGGCATGTATGGTATTCAAATCGCGAAAGCGATGGGCGCATGGGTTGCGACTACTTGCAGCACACGCAATGTTGAGTTCTGCAAATCATTAGGTGCAGATCAAGTCATCGATTACACCCAACAAGACTTCAGTAAAGAACTCAAAGACATCGACGTGGCCATTGACGTATTAGGCGGCGACGCCAACCTCAACACCTATAAAGTGTTGAAACGTGGCGGTACTTTATTGTGCGTATTACGTTACGACTTAGCCGATATGCAAAACCGCGAACGTCTTACCCAAGAACATGGCGTGAATGTACACACCGTTGTTTTCAGCAACAAGCCCGCCGCATTAGATGAACTGAATAAATTGTACGAAGCCGGTAAACTCAAAGTACATCACGAAGTGGTTCCGTTTAACGCTGCATCACTCACCAAAGCTCACGAACAATTAGAATCTGCTCGTACGCGTGGCAAGTTAGTCATGAAAGTTAAGTAA